From the genome of Sphingomonas sp. HMP6, one region includes:
- a CDS encoding VOC family protein, with product MPHIAHITLVVRDYDEALAFYIGKLGFTLVEDTYQPEQGKRWVTIRPPGAAKDATTILLARATTPEQAAAIGNQTGGRVFLFLATDDFARDHAAFTAAGVEWVRPPARHAYGEVAVFADLYGNHWDLVQFC from the coding sequence TTGCCCCACATCGCTCACATCACGCTCGTCGTCCGCGACTATGACGAGGCGCTTGCTTTCTACATCGGCAAGCTCGGCTTCACTTTGGTCGAGGATACGTACCAGCCCGAGCAGGGCAAACGGTGGGTAACGATCCGCCCGCCCGGCGCAGCCAAAGACGCCACCACGATCCTCCTCGCCCGCGCCACCACGCCCGAACAGGCCGCCGCGATCGGCAACCAGACCGGCGGTCGCGTCTTCCTGTTTCTGGCCACCGATGATTTCGCGCGCGATCATGCCGCCTTCACCGCCGCCGGGGTCGAATGGGTCCGCCCGCCCGCGCGCCACGCTTATGGCGAGGTCGCGGTGTTTGCCGATCTGTACGGCAATCACTGGGATCTCGTGCAGTTCTGCTGA